A region of Periplaneta americana isolate PAMFEO1 chromosome 16, P.americana_PAMFEO1_priV1, whole genome shotgun sequence DNA encodes the following proteins:
- the LOC138692236 gene encoding uncharacterized protein produces the protein MSTDLTRCGVCVEFFYPDVDEGKPKLLQSYHTFCMHCLQGFQLKEKPEDGVEMKFQCPTCHKVTRVRKMGVEGLQDNFYLSLNSTDEVYQSDEGEEVDIPASRPVQVWCSTCQAPTGAGCSAHDACSIEDLREKLTTAMTDAHNELESEVVMRRMMLEQLQAAQRGWGSYTVHERLTQHIQAQTDALALASSELEALQQNCEHEDMSGVAEALQIARTAKDRAQERREVDGAQVDLLATLRSCRLQVQTLQAQAKLRELVLDLSGETAEEHALVGLLYVLLEAGNAGAWEKTTKPRRKPRSSSVQTRSNLVTTAAVSTESLPIVRNPKSDHGKGPHCFMDITVSGKAWGRIVIELRPDVAPKMCANFIALCTGELGYGYRGSRIFKAVPNDHIVGGDFEHNDGSGGHSIFNDKGSFMADNSSLQDEKGAVRMRGLGGNMVASQFQIWVGNLNFRRFPRTLVIGKVIEGLELCQCISRIGARRNTKGTRRVLNNVVIQNCGKL, from the exons ATGTCTACCGACTTGACgaggtgtggtgtgtgtgtggaGTTCTTCTATCCGGATGTGGACGAGGGCAAGCCCAAGCTCCTGCAGAGCTACCACACTTTCTGCATGCATTGTCTGCAGGGATTCCAGCTGAAG GAGAAGCCTGAAGATGGCGTTGAGATGAAGTTTCAGTGCCCCACCTGCCACAAAGTGACACGGGTTCGAAAGATGGGCGTGGAAGGCCTTCAGGATAATTTCTACTTGAGTCTGAATTCGACTGATGAGGTGTACCAGTCTGACGAAGGCGAAGAAGTCGACATTCCTGCCAGCAG GCCAGTGCAGGTGTGGTGCAGCACTTGTCAGGCCCCAACGGGTGCAGGGTGCTCAGCACACGACGCCTGCAGTATCGAAGATCTCAGGGAGAAGTTGACAACAGCTATGACGGATGCGCACAATGAGCTGGAGAGTGAGGTGGTCATGCGCAGAATGATGTTGGAACAATTGCAGGCGGCACAGCGTGGCTGGGGGTCGTACACCGTCCACGAGCGACTGACTCAGCATATTCAGGCCCAGACCGATGCGCTGGCACTGGCCAGTTCTGAACTCGAAGCCCTACAGCAGAACTGTGAGCACGAAGACATGTCTGGAGTAGCCGAGGCCCTACAGATTGCTCGCACTGCAAAGGATCGTGCACAGGAGCGCCGCGAGGTGGACGGTGCACAGGTGGACCTGCTGGCCACGCTGCGGAGTTGCCGCCTGCAGGTGCAGACACTGCAGGCCCAGGCCAAGCTGCGGGAGCTGGTGCTGGACCTTTCTGGCGAGACTGCCGAGGAGCACGCTCTGGTGGGGTTGCTGTATGTGCTGCTGGAGGCAGGAAACGCAGGTGCGTGGGAGAAAACAACCAAACCGCGTAGGAAACCGCGAAGTTCTTCCGTCCAGACCCGCAGCAACCTGGTGACTACTGCTGCTGTGTCCACCGAGTCACTCCCCATAGTCCGCAACCCCAAGTCAGACCACGGGAAAGGACCTCACTGCTTTATGGACATCACAGTTTCTGGTAAAGCTTGGGGTCGCATCGTCATCGAGCTGCGTCCCGACGTAGCCCCCAAGATGTGCGCCAACTTCATAGCTCTGTGCACCGGCGAGCTGGGGTATGGGTACCGTGGCAGCCGCATCTTCAAGGCCGTCCCCAACGACCACATCGTTGGCGGTGACTTCGAGCACAATGACGGCTCAGGCGGGCACTCCATCTTTAACGACAAAGGCTCCTTTATGGCCGACAATTCGTCATTGCAAGACGAGAAGGGTGCTGTGCGCATGCGTGGCTTGGGTGGCAACATGGTGGCCTCCCAGTTCCAAATTTGGGTCGGAAATCTCAATTTCCGCCGCTTTCCGCGTACTCTGGTAATCGGGAAAGTGATTGAAGGCTTGGAGTTATGCCAATGCATATCTAGAATTGGGGCACGCAGAAATACAAAGGGCACCCGTAGAGTTCTTAACAATGTCGTCATTCAGAACTGTGGCAAATTGTAA